In one Candidatus Nitronereus thalassa genomic region, the following are encoded:
- a CDS encoding thermonuclease family protein codes for MKLYRLLFFLGFFLATALPAIATDLHFHNVTFHRCYHAHSCFVSIPNLPKIFGDVILIRIAGIETPEILGKCDKEKELANKARNFVNTVLENAREIELYDLERGEHFNLIARIMANGENVSKLLIDKKFALPANEKTGKPNWCSS; via the coding sequence ATGAAACTCTATCGTCTTCTTTTTTTTCTTGGCTTTTTTTTGGCAACGGCCCTACCTGCCATAGCCACCGATCTCCATTTTCACAATGTGACATTTCACCGGTGCTATCATGCTCATTCTTGCTTCGTTTCCATTCCGAATCTTCCCAAGATTTTTGGCGATGTGATTTTAATTAGGATTGCCGGAATCGAAACCCCTGAAATTCTGGGGAAATGTGACAAAGAAAAAGAGCTGGCAAACAAAGCCAGAAATTTTGTGAATACCGTGTTGGAAAATGCGAGGGAAATCGAGCTGTACGATTTAGAGCGGGGAGAGCACTTCAACCTCATTGCACGAATTATGGCCAATGGGGAAAATGTTTCAAAACTGCTTATCGACAAAAAATTTGCCTTGCCAGCAAATGAGAAAACAGGAAAGCCTAATTGGTGTTCCTCCTAG
- a CDS encoding SWIM zinc finger family protein: MRNRISCSAQKLSQLEPEMVESVVGGHVFKLGHQYMTENRVRILDAHEGQINSEVDGTYGVYSQTIRLKSGTLTTKCSCPASEQPFCRHCVAVLLKNFQSRAPEEVVVEPVPEPAKEIIKHAPEEESKAASSSSVDFKFHEIGAFVDWIQGAMEAIAKDKPLPNLPDLPPGAVRSWTEAIQDLRLQYQASEKERKEFQSELHDCKNHIATLTQDLEKSTGEAKDYKVKYAEIRNELDQCQAMLEEHAVIVKERDRFADQMNGLRGELLRKGAELDSLADSLKKVSSALQAATPPPR; this comes from the coding sequence ATGCGCAACCGGATTTCGTGCTCTGCCCAAAAATTAAGTCAACTTGAACCGGAAATGGTGGAGTCCGTGGTTGGTGGTCATGTGTTTAAACTGGGCCATCAGTATATGACCGAAAACCGCGTACGGATTCTCGATGCGCATGAGGGGCAAATCAATTCTGAGGTTGATGGAACTTATGGAGTGTATTCACAGACGATTCGATTAAAAAGTGGCACATTGACCACTAAATGTTCCTGCCCTGCCAGCGAACAACCCTTTTGCCGGCATTGTGTGGCGGTGTTACTGAAGAACTTTCAATCCCGAGCTCCGGAGGAAGTGGTGGTGGAACCTGTGCCCGAACCTGCCAAGGAAATCATCAAGCATGCTCCTGAGGAAGAATCCAAAGCTGCATCGAGCAGCAGCGTTGACTTCAAATTTCATGAAATCGGTGCCTTCGTTGATTGGATTCAAGGAGCCATGGAGGCTATAGCCAAGGACAAGCCTCTTCCTAATCTGCCGGATTTGCCCCCAGGCGCTGTTCGTAGTTGGACTGAAGCCATTCAGGATCTTCGCCTTCAGTATCAGGCGAGTGAAAAGGAACGGAAGGAATTTCAATCAGAGTTGCACGACTGCAAAAACCATATTGCGACCCTGACCCAAGATTTGGAAAAATCTACTGGTGAGGCCAAAGATTATAAAGTGAAATATGCGGAAATTCGAAATGAACTTGACCAATGTCAGGCAATGCTGGAAGAACATGCCGTTATTGTGAAAGAGCGCGATCGATTTGCTGATCAGATGAATGGTTTGCGAGGAGAACTGTTAAGAAAGGGAGCGGAACTCGATAGTTTGGCCGACTCGCTTAAAAAGGTTTCGAGTGCTTTGCAAGCCGCCACTCCCCCTCCGCGATAG
- a CDS encoding P-loop NTPase, whose translation MAVILSIASGKGGAGKSMVSSNLGLLLAKRGYRVTLVDLDTGGANLHVLFGHFHPKATLTDFLNRKAKTLQGVAEPLPVHQNLSLISGTGETLLTSNLPHPKKKRLLNHLRKLDSDLVLVDVGAGTHFHTLDFFLFANGYLTVATPDPTSVLDLYRFIKLAAIRRVLSAFLARDPVATALSNQEFQSIQDVLNAVGQTNEAGTAIARTALESFHPCLILNRMGMASKVNTLHLQQMVQQYIGTELHVLGQIPQDEAVERSIRKYLPVVDHNPTSPAARAFESITDSLEVWMESNLSVVEEW comes from the coding sequence ATGGCAGTAATTTTATCGATAGCTTCCGGTAAGGGCGGCGCTGGGAAAAGCATGGTTTCCAGTAATTTAGGCCTGTTACTGGCTAAACGTGGCTACCGGGTCACTTTGGTGGACTTAGATACCGGTGGGGCCAATCTTCATGTTTTATTTGGACATTTTCATCCCAAAGCGACTCTCACGGATTTCTTAAACCGCAAAGCCAAAACACTGCAAGGAGTAGCAGAGCCTTTACCCGTACACCAAAACCTTTCCTTAATTTCGGGAACTGGAGAGACCCTTCTCACTTCGAATCTGCCCCACCCCAAGAAAAAACGGCTGCTCAATCATTTACGAAAATTGGATAGTGATCTCGTCTTGGTGGACGTGGGAGCCGGAACACATTTCCATACCTTGGATTTCTTTTTATTCGCGAATGGATATCTCACCGTGGCCACGCCGGACCCGACCTCGGTCCTAGATTTGTATCGCTTTATTAAACTTGCGGCAATTCGCCGAGTACTCTCTGCCTTTTTAGCTCGCGACCCTGTGGCCACCGCATTATCCAACCAAGAATTTCAAAGCATCCAGGATGTATTGAATGCAGTGGGACAAACCAACGAAGCTGGAACGGCCATCGCTCGAACAGCCTTGGAATCTTTTCACCCCTGCCTAATCTTAAATCGCATGGGAATGGCCTCAAAAGTCAATACACTCCACCTTCAGCAGATGGTCCAACAGTATATTGGCACAGAGCTCCATGTATTAGGCCAAATTCCTCAGGATGAAGCAGTAGAACGGTCAATCCGAAAATACCTTCCGGTGGTAGACCATAACCCCACGTCCCCAGCGGCCAGAGCCTTTGAATCAATCACTGATAGTCTTGAAGTATGGATGGAGTCGAATTTATCCGTGGTGGAGGAATGGTAA
- a CDS encoding ribosome maturation factor RimP: MPASIGALAFERGKWYCPDSGKWARAHFFLLCRHPRGSTLLGLELGTKDLGKQVQLIAEPIARALDLEVLEVICHGRGAGSAIRITLDKEGGVGIRDCEQFHQSLSRALAVADPIPFDFGLEVSSPGVDRPLKNPQDFQRVMGKLLKVKFQDPGAEPQQVIGRLVAITETGLTLTVQTGKQRQSQEVEIFWNSILEGKQQVEF, from the coding sequence ATGCCGGCTTCGATCGGGGCCCTTGCCTTTGAACGGGGGAAATGGTACTGTCCCGATTCAGGGAAGTGGGCGAGAGCCCACTTTTTTTTGCTTTGTCGTCACCCCCGTGGCTCCACTTTATTAGGTCTGGAATTGGGAACCAAAGATTTGGGGAAACAGGTGCAGCTTATTGCTGAACCTATTGCACGGGCCTTGGATCTGGAAGTGCTGGAAGTAATATGCCACGGCAGGGGAGCCGGTTCGGCCATTCGAATTACTCTTGATAAAGAAGGGGGCGTTGGTATTCGGGACTGCGAGCAATTTCATCAGTCTCTAAGCCGAGCTCTGGCTGTTGCAGATCCGATTCCGTTTGATTTTGGGCTTGAAGTCTCATCGCCCGGGGTGGATCGTCCGCTAAAGAATCCACAAGATTTTCAACGGGTCATGGGAAAGCTATTGAAGGTGAAATTCCAAGATCCGGGCGCTGAGCCCCAACAGGTGATAGGGCGTTTGGTTGCCATTACAGAGACTGGTTTAACATTGACTGTGCAGACTGGAAAGCAACGACAATCACAAGAAGTGGAAATCTTTTGGAATTCTATTCTAGAAGGAAAACAACAAGTCGAGTTTTAG
- the nusA gene encoding transcription termination factor NusA has protein sequence MKREIMAVIEQVGREKGIDKDRVLAAVESALLTAAKKRFGNNENIQVQVDSETGDISIVSLKTIADPVTDAKTQISLKEAREIDAEAEVGDEMGSLLEMEEFGRIAAQAAKQVICQKVREAEWEAVEREYSKKEGDLVHGVILGQERRNYLVEIGKTEALLPVHEQIPREAHRRGDRLRAMLLEVRRTPKDVQVILTRAHPQFVVKLFQLEVPEVMEKIVEIKGVVREPGDRTKIAVASRDKAVDPVGACVGIKGSRVQAIVRELKGEKIDIVPWTTDPRVFIGEALNPASIEKVGIDEQKKAALVVVADSQLSLAIGKNGQNVRLAAKLTGWKIDIISASEYEKEKLEREKEIKAALAEEADAQRELVGGEPSTPPEDADPAPTDTGEAEAVSVQGAGEEPSESPPTSS, from the coding sequence ATGAAGCGTGAAATTATGGCCGTGATTGAGCAGGTTGGCCGTGAAAAGGGAATTGATAAGGATCGAGTCCTTGCTGCTGTGGAATCAGCCCTTCTGACTGCGGCCAAAAAGCGATTCGGCAATAACGAAAATATTCAGGTCCAAGTGGATTCTGAAACCGGTGATATTTCAATAGTCTCCTTAAAAACGATTGCGGATCCCGTCACGGATGCCAAAACTCAAATTTCTTTAAAAGAAGCCAGGGAAATTGATGCTGAGGCCGAGGTGGGTGACGAAATGGGATCACTCTTGGAAATGGAGGAATTTGGTCGTATCGCGGCGCAAGCGGCCAAGCAAGTGATTTGTCAGAAGGTGCGTGAAGCTGAATGGGAGGCTGTGGAGCGAGAATATTCCAAAAAGGAAGGTGATCTCGTACATGGGGTGATTTTAGGGCAGGAGCGTCGGAACTATTTGGTGGAAATTGGCAAAACCGAGGCCCTACTCCCCGTTCATGAACAAATCCCTCGTGAAGCCCATCGCCGAGGGGATCGTTTACGAGCCATGTTGTTAGAAGTTCGACGGACCCCAAAAGATGTTCAGGTGATCTTAACTCGAGCCCATCCTCAGTTTGTTGTGAAGTTATTCCAATTAGAAGTGCCTGAGGTGATGGAAAAGATCGTCGAGATCAAAGGTGTGGTGCGTGAGCCGGGTGATCGGACCAAGATTGCCGTGGCATCCCGTGATAAGGCTGTTGACCCGGTTGGTGCCTGTGTCGGGATTAAAGGGTCGCGAGTTCAGGCCATCGTCCGAGAGCTCAAAGGAGAGAAGATCGATATTGTTCCTTGGACGACTGACCCTCGAGTGTTTATTGGCGAAGCCTTGAATCCGGCATCGATTGAAAAAGTCGGGATTGATGAGCAGAAAAAAGCCGCATTGGTTGTGGTGGCTGATTCTCAATTATCGTTGGCCATAGGAAAAAATGGACAAAACGTCCGTCTAGCCGCCAAACTTACCGGGTGGAAAATTGATATTATCAGTGCCAGTGAGTATGAAAAGGAAAAGCTCGAACGAGAAAAAGAGATTAAAGCGGCATTGGCTGAAGAGGCCGACGCCCAACGGGAATTAGTAGGCGGAGAACCTTCAACTCCTCCAGAGGATGCGGATCCAGCTCCGACGGACACCGGGGAAGCGGAGGCCGTCTCGGTTCAAGGCGCTGGTGAAGAGCCATCAGAGTCGCCACCAACTTCCTCCTAA